The following are encoded together in the Acanthochromis polyacanthus isolate Apoly-LR-REF ecotype Palm Island chromosome 14, KAUST_Apoly_ChrSc, whole genome shotgun sequence genome:
- the LOC127537224 gene encoding uncharacterized protein LOC127537224 isoform X2: MNEGVLLLNESVLLLNESVLLLNESVLLLNEGVLLLNESVLLLNESVLLLNEGVLLLNESVLLLNESVLLMNEGVLLLNEGVLLMNEGVLLLNESVLLLNEGVLLLNESVLLLNESVLLLNESVLLLNEGVLLLNEGVLLMNESVLLMNEGVLLLNESVLLMNEGVLLMNEGVLLMNESVLLMNEGVLLMNEGVLLMNEGVLLMNESVLLMNEGVLLLNESVLLMNESVLLLNEGVLLMNESVLLLNEGVLLMNESVLLLNEGVLLMNEGVLLMNEGVLLMNEGVLLMNEGVLLLNESVLLLNESVLLMNEGVLLMNEGVLLLNESVLLLNESVLLLNEGVLLLNEGVLLLNEGVLRTAG; the protein is encoded by the exons atgaatgaaggtgttctactgttgaatgaaagtgttctactgttgaatgaaagtgttctactgttgaatgaaagtgttctactgttgaatgaaggtgttctactgttgaatgaaagtgttctactgttgaatgaaagtgttctactgttgaatgaaggtgttctactgttgaatgaaagtgttctactgttgaatgaaagtgttctactgatgaatgaaggtgttctactgttgaatgaaggtgttctactgatgaatgaaggtgttctactgttgaatgaaagtgttctactgttgaatgaaggtgttctactgttgaatgaaagtgttctactgttgaatgaaagtgttctactgttgaatgaaagtgttctactgttgaatgaaggtgttctactgttgaatgaaggtgttctactgatgaatgaaagtgttctactgatgaatgaaggtgttctactgttgaatgaaagtgttctactgatgaatgaaggtgttctactgatgaatgaaggtgttctactgatgaatgaaagtgttctactgatgaatgaaggtgttctactgatgaatgaaggtgttctactgatgaatgaaggtgttctactgatgaatgaaagtgttctactgatgaatgaaggtgttctactgttgaatgaaagtgttctactgatgaatgaaagtgttctactgttgaatgaaggtgttctactgatgaatgaaagtgttctactgttgaatgaaggtgttctactgatgaatgaaagtgttctactgttgaatgaaggtgttctactgatgaatgaaggtgttctactgatgaatgaaggtgttctactgatgaatgaaggtgttctactgatgaatgaaggtgttctactgttgaatgaaagtgttctactgttgaatgaaagtgttctactgatgaatgaaggtgttctactgatgaatgaaggtgttctactgttgaatgaaagtgttctactgttgaatgaaagtgttctactgttgaatgaag gtgttctactgttgaatgaag gtgttctactgttgaatgaag gtgttcttCGGACTGCAGGTTGA